In one window of Nocardiopsis aegyptia DNA:
- a CDS encoding DUF397 domain-containing protein produces MSDGDWFKSSYSGSSPNCVECRGQAGVTEMRDSKNPAHATLALPADQWAGLLATVRADQL; encoded by the coding sequence GTGAGCGACGGCGACTGGTTCAAGAGTTCCTACAGCGGGTCGTCCCCGAACTGTGTTGAGTGCCGGGGTCAGGCCGGGGTCACCGAGATGCGGGATTCCAAGAATCCGGCCCACGCAACCCTTGCGCTGCCCGCCGACCAGTGGGCGGGGCTGTTGGCCACCGTGCGCGCCGACCAGCTCTAA